Part of the Thermococcus sp. 18S1 genome, GTAGTCCGTGACGCCGAAGGCATCCTTATCATACTTGTCCAGCATCGTCAGGGCGAGCATCGTCGCGCCGTTGAGCCTCGCGGAGTAGCGGGCGAACTCGAAGTCGAACCAGCCCACCCTCCTTCTCCTTCCCGTGACGGTTCCGTACTCAACGAGGCCCAGCTTCTCCGCCTCCTCCTGGCTCATCTCGGTCGGGAACGGCCCCTCCCCAACCCTCGTCGGGAAGCTCTTGAACACGACTATGACGTCGTCAACCCTCGTCGGGCCTATTCCCACGTCGCTCGCTATGGCTGAAGCGGTCGTGTCCTTCGAGGTGACGTAGGGATAGGTTCCGTAGTAGAGGCTCAGTCCAAAGCCCTGCGTCCCCTCAACGAGAACCAGCTTCCCATCATCCAGGGCGTCGTTGACCTCCTGAGCCACATCCGTCAGGTAGGGCTCAAGCTCAGGGATTTCCTTTGCAAGCTTCGCCCTTCTCATGACCCTGTCGGCGTTAGCTGGCCCGCAACCGCTTCCTGTGGTCCCTATCTTGTCGTGAAGGTGGCTGTTGCTCCTGTCGAGCTTCTTGTGCTCGTCCTCGATTATGGAACAGCGGTAGTCTATGCCAACCCTCTCGGCGACGTTGAAGTCCCTGAGGTGCTCAAGCTCGTGGAAGAACACTCCAGGATCAACCAGAACGCCCGCACCCACGAGAAGCCGGGCCTTCGTCTGGATGAACGCCGTTGGAAGCTGCCTGACCGCGTACTTTCTGCCGTTGATAAAAACGCTGTGGCCCGCGTTCGTTCCAACGCCGCCGCGCGCTATGACCTCAGGCTCGTCCTTCAGGGCAAGGTAAGCGATAACAGAGCCCTTGCCCTCGTCTCCCCATTGACCGCCAACAACGATGTAGCTCGGCATGGCTCCTTACCCAGGTTTAAGTCAATAGGGGGCTTATAACGGTTTCGAATTTAACAAAGAAGTGTCAAAACACTCCACCCGGGCCCCGCAAAAGGTTAAAACCCGTGGCAAACACTACCTGTGGGGGTAGCTATGAGGAACAAGCTGGTGGTTGTCACGGGAGGAGCGGGATTCATCGGCTCCCACATCGCCTGGGAGCTTGTCAAGGACAACGATGTGGTTATAATAGACAACCTCTACACCGGGAAGGAGGAGAATGTTCCACCGGGAGCAAAACTCGTAAAGGCAGACATAAGGGACTACGAATCAATAGCCGAGCTGATAAGTCACGCGGATTACGTTTTCCACGAAGCTGCTCAAGTCAGCGTCGTCGAGAGCGTCAGGGACCCGGTTTTCACCGAGGATGTCAACGTCATCGGCACGCTCAACATTCTGAAAGCCCTTCTGGAAGGTCAAGGAAAGCTGATTTTCGCGTCCTCCGCGGCGGTTTACG contains:
- a CDS encoding adenylosuccinate synthetase produces the protein MPSYIVVGGQWGDEGKGSVIAYLALKDEPEVIARGGVGTNAGHSVFINGRKYAVRQLPTAFIQTKARLLVGAGVLVDPGVFFHELEHLRDFNVAERVGIDYRCSIIEDEHKKLDRSNSHLHDKIGTTGSGCGPANADRVMRRAKLAKEIPELEPYLTDVAQEVNDALDDGKLVLVEGTQGFGLSLYYGTYPYVTSKDTTASAIASDVGIGPTRVDDVIVVFKSFPTRVGEGPFPTEMSQEEAEKLGLVEYGTVTGRRRRVGWFDFEFARYSARLNGATMLALTMLDKYDKDAFGVTDYDKLPRTAREFVEEIEERVGVPVGLIKTGPELEHIIDRRENI